A genomic region of Desulfosarcina ovata subsp. ovata contains the following coding sequences:
- a CDS encoding dihydrolipoyl dehydrogenase: MRRKVDVVIIGAGSAGVTALFTLARAGKSFVLINSGEEGSTCTRVGCMPSKALIEAASLHHARERFDEFGLRGAQGVIVDGPAVLARVRAVRDQLVKGVVGRYHQIMDDTQFISGHARIVAPDCVEVNGERIEAGAIIIATGSSPVIPPAFSELGDALLTTDTLFEQTSLPRSLAVVGLGAIGCEMGQALARLGVEVHGFGGRFIAGVKDPVAAEKVIELFGREMSITMGARVVPHLENGQVVIEAGDRRYTVERVLASLGRRPNIGDLGLENLGIELDEHGIPPFDRETLQIGDLPVYIIGDANGYRLILHESADEGQIAALNIIYGKRRPFPRRVRMSVTFTAPQIASVGAQLNELDAETTAIGSASAQMNGRALINGDTDGLIRIYADKQSGRLLGASLAIADGEHMAHWLAMAIGQAMTLDECLTQPFYHPVIEETLRDALQDCLTQTELGLPNPPGLMPGVTMLPAAR, encoded by the coding sequence CACACGTGTCGGTTGTATGCCGTCCAAGGCGCTGATCGAGGCGGCTTCACTCCATCATGCGAGGGAACGATTCGATGAATTCGGCTTGCGTGGCGCTCAAGGGGTGATTGTGGATGGACCGGCGGTTCTGGCACGGGTTCGTGCCGTGCGCGATCAGCTTGTGAAAGGCGTGGTCGGCCGTTATCATCAAATCATGGATGATACGCAGTTCATCAGCGGTCACGCACGGATCGTGGCGCCGGATTGCGTCGAGGTCAACGGCGAACGCATAGAGGCTGGTGCCATCATTATCGCGACAGGCTCTTCACCCGTGATTCCTCCTGCCTTTAGTGAACTGGGCGATGCCCTGCTGACAACCGATACCCTGTTCGAGCAGACATCGTTACCACGTTCACTTGCGGTGGTCGGACTGGGGGCCATCGGCTGTGAAATGGGTCAAGCCCTGGCGCGATTGGGTGTGGAGGTTCATGGTTTTGGTGGACGTTTCATCGCCGGTGTGAAAGATCCGGTCGCTGCCGAAAAGGTCATTGAACTCTTCGGACGGGAGATGTCGATTACAATGGGCGCTCGTGTGGTGCCACATCTGGAAAACGGCCAGGTGGTTATTGAGGCCGGTGATCGCAGGTATACGGTGGAGCGCGTGCTGGCCAGCCTCGGACGACGGCCGAATATAGGCGATCTTGGGCTTGAGAATCTCGGAATTGAATTGGATGAGCATGGCATTCCGCCGTTTGACCGCGAAACCCTGCAGATCGGTGATCTACCGGTTTATATCATCGGCGATGCCAATGGCTATCGCCTGATTTTGCACGAATCTGCGGACGAAGGGCAGATCGCTGCACTGAACATCATATATGGCAAACGCCGACCGTTTCCTCGAAGGGTGCGGATGTCGGTGACATTCACCGCGCCGCAAATCGCCTCGGTGGGTGCTCAGCTGAATGAACTGGACGCAGAGACCACTGCGATTGGCAGCGCCAGCGCGCAAATGAACGGCAGGGCGCTGATCAACGGTGACACGGATGGGCTGATCCGCATCTATGCCGACAAACAGAGCGGCCGCCTGCTGGGAGCCTCGCTTGCGATCGCGGATGGAGAACATATGGCGCACTGGCTGGCCATGGCGATCGGGCAGGCGATGACGCTCGACGAGTGCCTGACCCAACCGTTCTATCATCCGGTGATCGAAGAGACGCTGCGGGATGCGTTGCAGGACTGTCTGACGCAAACCGAGCTGGGATTGCCGAATCCGCCGGGTCTGATGCCCGGCGTAACCATGTTGCCGGCGGCTCGGTAG
- a CDS encoding long-chain-fatty-acid--CoA ligase produces the protein MSQPTVNYDILSPVKFIVRSAMVFPDKTAVVYGDIRRTYSEFFERVNRLASALKKRGIGKGDKVAFICPNTPPMLEAHYAVPMIGAALVSINIRLSSNEVAYIINHSDSKAIFVDNEFADLVAPAMDQLEKVQTVVNICDISADTPLDGPDYEAFLAEGDPDPMEIEVDDERQVATINYTSGTTGLPKGVMYHHRGAYLNALGEQLEFSTTANSVYLWTLPMFHCNGWCFTWGITAMGATHVCLRKVVPEEIFRIVAEEGVTHLCAAPTILISMSAYATEHKLSLEKRLEIMTAGAPPAPTVIQNMEGIGANITQTYGLTEVFGPHSVCQWQPQWDGLSDDEKAQLKARQGVPYIVAQHMDVVNPATMQPVPRDGQTMGEIVMRGNNVMLGYYNDPEATETAFAGGWFHSGDLAVMHPDNYIQIMDRKKDIIISGGENISTVEVENVLYRHPDVMEVAVVPVPDPKWGEVPKAFIVPKPGSSPTAAEIIDFCKANLARFKAPKTVEFGPLLKTATGKIQKFKLREKEWQGRDRRVN, from the coding sequence ATGTCTCAACCCACAGTCAACTACGATATCCTCAGCCCGGTAAAGTTTATCGTCCGCAGCGCCATGGTGTTTCCCGACAAAACGGCAGTGGTTTACGGCGACATCCGGCGCACCTACAGTGAATTTTTCGAGCGGGTCAACCGGCTGGCCAGCGCGCTCAAGAAACGGGGCATCGGCAAGGGCGACAAGGTGGCCTTCATCTGCCCCAATACGCCGCCCATGCTCGAAGCCCACTACGCCGTGCCCATGATCGGCGCGGCCCTGGTGAGTATCAATATCCGCCTCTCATCCAACGAGGTGGCCTACATCATCAACCATTCGGACAGCAAGGCCATTTTCGTGGACAATGAATTCGCCGACCTGGTGGCCCCGGCCATGGACCAGCTGGAAAAGGTTCAGACGGTGGTCAACATCTGCGACATCAGCGCCGACACGCCCCTGGACGGCCCGGATTACGAGGCCTTCCTGGCGGAAGGCGATCCGGATCCGATGGAAATAGAGGTCGACGACGAACGCCAGGTGGCCACCATCAACTACACCAGTGGCACCACCGGCCTGCCCAAGGGAGTCATGTACCACCACCGCGGCGCCTACCTCAACGCCCTGGGCGAGCAGCTGGAGTTCAGCACCACAGCCAACTCGGTCTACCTGTGGACGCTGCCGATGTTCCACTGCAATGGCTGGTGTTTCACCTGGGGCATCACGGCCATGGGCGCCACCCATGTGTGCCTGCGCAAGGTGGTTCCGGAGGAGATTTTCCGGATCGTCGCCGAGGAGGGCGTCACCCACCTGTGTGCGGCCCCGACCATTTTGATCAGCATGTCCGCCTACGCCACCGAACACAAGCTGAGCCTGGAAAAACGGCTGGAGATCATGACCGCCGGCGCCCCGCCGGCACCCACGGTGATCCAAAACATGGAAGGTATCGGCGCCAACATCACCCAGACCTATGGCCTGACCGAGGTCTTCGGCCCCCATAGCGTCTGCCAGTGGCAGCCCCAGTGGGACGGCCTTTCCGACGATGAGAAGGCCCAGCTCAAGGCCCGCCAGGGCGTACCCTACATCGTTGCCCAGCACATGGATGTGGTCAACCCGGCAACCATGCAACCGGTGCCCCGCGATGGCCAGACCATGGGCGAAATCGTGATGCGCGGCAACAACGTCATGCTGGGCTACTACAACGACCCCGAAGCCACCGAAACGGCCTTTGCCGGCGGCTGGTTCCATAGCGGCGACCTGGCGGTGATGCATCCGGACAACTACATCCAGATCATGGATCGCAAGAAAGACATCATCATCAGCGGCGGGGAGAACATCTCCACCGTCGAGGTAGAAAACGTACTCTACCGCCATCCGGATGTCATGGAAGTGGCCGTGGTGCCGGTGCCGGATCCCAAATGGGGCGAGGTGCCCAAAGCCTTCATCGTGCCCAAGCCGGGATCGAGCCCGACGGCCGCCGAGATTATCGATTTTTGCAAGGCCAACCTGGCCCGTTTCAAGGCCCCCAAGACAGTTGAGTTTGGGCCACTGCTCAAAACGGCCACCGGCAAGATCCAGAAATTCAAGCTGCGCGAGAAAGAGTGGCAGGGACGCGACCGCCGGGTAAACTGA
- a CDS encoding acyl-CoA dehydrogenase family protein — MFITNGGPLAGFYSVLCQTDPEASPGYRGMSLILVEADRTGVSTTDVGAKMGIRMMHTAEVTFKDVRVPSSNLIGKENKGFYQVLEFFDESRILIAAQALGTAQGAFDRALAYIKSREQFGRKIAQFQVNQHKLADMATKIEMARLMTYKAAWNFDQGRIDPKLTSMAKMAAARAAVEVCDEAIQLLGGYGYMQEYEVERFARDAKITELYEGTREIQKNTIASALLGKLK; from the coding sequence ATTTTCATCACCAACGGCGGGCCGCTGGCCGGCTTCTACAGTGTATTGTGCCAGACCGATCCCGAGGCCAGCCCAGGCTACCGCGGCATGAGCCTGATCCTGGTGGAGGCCGATCGCACCGGTGTCTCCACCACCGACGTCGGCGCCAAGATGGGCATCCGCATGATGCACACCGCCGAGGTCACCTTCAAGGATGTACGGGTGCCGTCGAGCAACCTGATCGGCAAGGAGAACAAGGGCTTTTACCAGGTGCTCGAGTTTTTTGACGAAAGCCGCATCCTGATTGCCGCCCAGGCCCTGGGCACGGCCCAGGGGGCCTTTGACCGCGCCCTGGCTTACATCAAATCCAGGGAGCAGTTCGGCCGCAAGATCGCCCAGTTTCAGGTGAACCAGCACAAACTCGCCGACATGGCCACCAAAATCGAGATGGCCCGTCTGATGACCTACAAGGCTGCCTGGAATTTCGATCAGGGACGCATCGATCCCAAGCTGACCAGCATGGCCAAAATGGCCGCGGCCAGGGCCGCCGTGGAAGTATGTGACGAAGCCATCCAATTGCTCGGCGGCTACGGTTACATGCAGGAGTACGAAGTGGAGCGCTTTGCCCGGGATGCCAAGATCACCGAACTCTACGAAGGCACCCGCGAAATCCAGAAAAACACCATTGCCAGTGCACTGCTGGGAAAACTCAAGTAA
- the tnpC gene encoding IS66 family transposase: protein MKPDRPISDADWQATAEPVRQYIVSLEDELRAIKTQNDKLEKNNEKLEKQKRQNSTNSSKPPSSDPPYNKPKREKPKGERKPGGQKGHPGHGQMLLTPNNTQNVMPECCGCGLHSSDWDNLRPFHTHQHIELPEIEMDITHFVLHQGQCPGCGKIVKAQVPEAFSTGYGPRFCAFIAELSGIKAMSRRNVQQLVHSVFDIKIATGTIQKVIDRASEAIASTYERIGQVARSSECNFIDETSWFKKHNLQWLWVMVNTMVAFFRIDPKRSKQAFLELIADWKGILISDGYRLYCKWVHGRQTCLAHLIRKAKALIESRKLNERRGGKLILAHLNTLIEFSKNKPPPLKWERFYNSLLLILSLFEDDTDGAGRLARQIIREIDALWTFLEHDGVEPTNNRAERSLRFGVLWRKCSLGTQSDKGNRWVERILSVKETCRLRDKATFPFIVECLECYFAGISVDVSWI from the coding sequence ATGAAGCCCGATAGACCCATTTCAGATGCCGATTGGCAAGCTACTGCTGAACCGGTACGCCAGTACATCGTTTCTTTGGAAGATGAGCTGCGGGCGATTAAAACTCAAAACGACAAGCTGGAGAAAAACAACGAGAAGCTTGAAAAGCAAAAACGCCAAAACTCGACCAACTCCAGCAAACCGCCCTCATCCGATCCGCCCTATAACAAACCCAAACGCGAAAAGCCCAAAGGCGAACGCAAGCCGGGCGGACAAAAAGGACACCCGGGGCATGGGCAAATGCTGCTAACGCCCAACAATACTCAAAATGTGATGCCCGAGTGCTGCGGTTGCGGTCTCCATTCATCGGATTGGGATAATCTGCGACCCTTTCATACTCACCAACATATCGAATTGCCTGAAATCGAGATGGACATCACCCATTTTGTTCTGCACCAAGGTCAATGCCCTGGGTGCGGCAAGATTGTCAAAGCACAGGTTCCGGAGGCGTTTAGCACCGGCTACGGCCCGCGGTTTTGTGCGTTTATCGCCGAACTGAGTGGTATCAAGGCCATGAGTCGGAGAAATGTGCAGCAACTGGTCCACTCCGTGTTTGATATCAAAATCGCCACCGGCACGATCCAAAAGGTTATCGACCGCGCTTCCGAGGCCATTGCCTCCACCTATGAGCGTATCGGCCAGGTGGCCCGCAGCAGTGAGTGCAACTTCATCGATGAAACCAGTTGGTTTAAAAAGCACAATCTGCAATGGCTCTGGGTAATGGTCAATACGATGGTGGCCTTTTTCCGCATCGATCCGAAAAGATCCAAACAGGCCTTTCTCGAACTGATCGCCGACTGGAAAGGCATCTTGATCAGCGATGGTTATCGCCTTTATTGCAAATGGGTCCATGGCCGGCAAACCTGCCTGGCCCATTTGATCCGAAAGGCCAAGGCGTTAATCGAGAGTAGAAAACTCAACGAAAGGCGAGGCGGCAAGTTAATCTTGGCACATTTGAATACCCTGATCGAATTTTCAAAAAACAAACCGCCACCTTTAAAATGGGAGCGTTTTTATAACTCCTTGTTGCTCATCCTCAGCCTTTTTGAAGACGACACCGACGGTGCCGGTCGCCTGGCCAGGCAAATAATACGAGAAATTGACGCATTGTGGACCTTTCTCGAACATGATGGCGTCGAACCCACCAACAACCGTGCCGAACGCTCTCTGCGCTTTGGCGTGCTATGGCGCAAATGTAGTCTGGGAACGCAAAGCGACAAAGGCAACCGCTGGGTCGAACGAATCTTGTCTGTAAAAGAAACCTGCCGACTGAGAGATAAAGCCACATTTCCGTTTATAGTCGAATGCCTGGAATGTTACTTTGCAGGCATCTCTGTTGATGTGAGTTGGATCTAA
- a CDS encoding acyl-CoA dehydrogenase family protein codes for MEFALTTEQQQIQKAVRDFVKGEFDKNLIAEMEANHQYPEKIWKKAADLGFIGIHFPEAYSGQGMGVMENILVAEALCAGDSTVGACLILADFASEIILHFGSDAQKETWLPKVAEGDVLSCGAFTEPDHGSDITSLNTVAVKDGDDWVINGSKIFVSVHGVYWALNPAHFFRSANLS; via the coding sequence ATGGAGTTTGCACTAACCACCGAACAGCAACAGATCCAGAAAGCGGTCAGGGACTTTGTCAAAGGCGAATTCGACAAAAACCTGATCGCCGAGATGGAAGCCAACCACCAGTATCCCGAAAAAATATGGAAGAAGGCCGCTGACCTCGGTTTCATCGGCATCCATTTTCCCGAAGCCTACTCCGGCCAGGGGATGGGTGTCATGGAGAACATCCTGGTCGCCGAAGCACTGTGCGCAGGGGACTCCACCGTCGGGGCCTGCCTGATTCTGGCCGACTTTGCTTCCGAAATCATCCTGCATTTCGGCAGTGACGCCCAGAAAGAGACCTGGCTGCCCAAGGTGGCCGAAGGTGACGTCCTCTCCTGCGGGGCCTTCACCGAGCCGGATCATGGTTCCGACATCACCTCGCTGAATACGGTGGCGGTGAAGGATGGCGACGATTGGGTGATCAACGGCAGCAAAATTTTCGTAAGCGTTCACGGGGTATATTGGGCGCTCAATCCGGCGCACTTTTTTCGCTCCGCTAACCTCTCGTAA
- a CDS encoding succinate CoA transferase: MLEKRIRLKHLLDKVTDPDTACRHIQNGTNVFISGFTAGYPKLIPQALVRRAKDGDRFKINLFAGASTGDAVDGILAEAGLIAWRRPYMSNRGMREKINRGEIRFKDDHLSRLSAQVRDGGLGKAHVAVVEAIAITEKGHLIPSMSVGNTPTYVQEAEKIIIEISSEPPELEGIHDIFIPEDPPYRMPIPIYRSGDRIGKPSIEMDPNKVVAILYSREEDSCAVFNEPGTVSQRIAEHILDFVAHEIRHDRMPPALPWQSGVGDVANAVLSGFIDNDFFQNIDIYSEVLQDAVLDLIDLGKVRAASGSAMTLSHKARNRFFNEIYRYRDKIVLRPVEISNSPEVVRRLGVIAINTAIEVDIYGQVNSTHVMGSQLMNGIGGSGDFIRNGALSFIVTPSTAKGGKISAIVPMVSHVDHSEHSVDVVVTEHGLVDTRPLTPRQVAEQVIKRCAHPNYRDLLWDYYQQAIRASGGHEPHILSEAFSFHERFMATGDMQVR; encoded by the coding sequence ATGCTGGAAAAACGGATTCGCTTGAAACATCTTCTGGATAAAGTCACTGATCCGGACACGGCATGTCGCCACATTCAAAATGGAACCAATGTATTTATTTCCGGTTTTACCGCGGGCTATCCGAAACTGATTCCCCAGGCGCTGGTCCGCCGCGCCAAAGATGGAGACCGTTTCAAAATCAATTTGTTTGCCGGTGCATCCACCGGAGATGCCGTGGATGGCATTCTGGCCGAAGCCGGCCTGATCGCCTGGCGGCGGCCTTATATGAGCAACCGTGGCATGCGTGAGAAAATCAACCGTGGTGAGATCCGTTTCAAGGACGACCATCTTTCAAGGTTGTCCGCCCAAGTTCGCGACGGTGGCTTGGGAAAAGCCCATGTGGCTGTCGTGGAGGCCATCGCCATCACCGAGAAGGGCCACCTGATTCCCTCCATGTCCGTGGGCAATACGCCGACCTATGTTCAGGAGGCCGAGAAGATCATCATCGAAATCTCTTCGGAGCCCCCCGAACTGGAGGGAATCCATGATATTTTCATCCCCGAGGATCCGCCCTATCGGATGCCCATTCCCATTTACCGCAGCGGAGATCGTATCGGCAAACCGTCCATCGAGATGGACCCGAACAAGGTTGTGGCTATTCTCTATAGCCGGGAGGAGGACAGCTGTGCCGTATTCAATGAGCCGGGAACGGTATCGCAACGCATCGCCGAACACATCCTGGATTTCGTCGCCCACGAAATTCGACATGACCGCATGCCTCCTGCCCTGCCCTGGCAGTCCGGCGTGGGCGATGTGGCCAATGCGGTACTGAGCGGATTCATCGACAACGACTTCTTCCAAAACATTGATATCTATTCAGAGGTGTTGCAGGATGCCGTCCTGGATCTGATTGATCTGGGCAAGGTGCGGGCCGCTTCCGGCTCTGCCATGACGCTTTCACACAAAGCCAGAAACCGTTTTTTCAATGAGATTTACCGCTATCGAGATAAAATCGTGCTTCGACCGGTAGAAATATCCAACTCACCGGAAGTGGTCAGACGATTAGGCGTTATCGCCATCAACACGGCCATCGAGGTCGACATTTATGGTCAGGTGAACTCCACCCATGTGATGGGTTCCCAACTGATGAACGGCATCGGTGGATCCGGCGATTTCATCCGCAACGGCGCTTTGTCGTTCATCGTTACCCCCAGTACGGCCAAGGGGGGGAAAATCTCGGCCATCGTGCCCATGGTCTCCCACGTTGATCACAGCGAGCACTCGGTGGACGTGGTCGTCACTGAGCACGGGCTGGTGGATACCCGTCCCCTGACCCCTCGCCAGGTGGCCGAGCAGGTAATCAAGCGTTGCGCCCATCCTAACTATCGCGACCTACTATGGGACTATTACCAGCAGGCCATCCGGGCCTCGGGCGGTCACGAACCGCATATCCTGAGCGAAGCGTTCAGTTTTCATGAACGCTTTATGGCCACCGGGGATATGCAGGTTCGATAA
- a CDS encoding DUF2784 domain-containing protein, whose product MVYRILADLVLIVYFAAVIFALFGAFGVLQWRRLIVFHVPVALWSACGMLTGCFFPLGPLEHGLRLKAGMAIDKIGVVEQYLTPLLYPTPLSRHFQFLLGAVVLVVNGVIYSWILWRRPKPRNRQALNGK is encoded by the coding sequence ATGGTTTACCGCATATTGGCAGATCTGGTCCTGATCGTCTATTTTGCCGCTGTCATTTTCGCACTGTTTGGTGCATTCGGCGTGCTCCAATGGCGCCGCTTGATCGTATTCCATGTCCCCGTCGCGCTTTGGTCTGCATGTGGGATGCTCACGGGCTGTTTTTTCCCGCTGGGCCCGCTTGAGCACGGGTTGCGTTTAAAAGCCGGTATGGCCATTGATAAAATTGGCGTTGTTGAGCAATATCTGACGCCTTTGCTTTATCCAACGCCGCTTAGCCGGCATTTTCAATTCCTTCTGGGAGCTGTTGTTCTTGTTGTCAATGGTGTGATCTATTCCTGGATACTCTGGCGGCGCCCCAAACCCCGTAACCGTCAGGCGTTAAACGGGAAATGA
- a CDS encoding class I SAM-dependent methyltransferase: protein MGKIRRNYYDLFSKFYDRFIAMHATDGQGALRDILAEHTAAGPGDIVLDICTGTGAALRPLAARVENTGVVVGLDFSSGMLRAAHEKTRSNARVCLVQADCSRLPFKTGVFAAITCSHAFYELKGKTQVKTIEEIKRCLLPGKPFLMMEHEVPENRLVRLLFYIRLMSMGRERAVQILKHELVFLKRHFRHVKKTTTITGRSKIYTCI from the coding sequence ATGGGTAAAATCAGACGCAACTATTACGACCTGTTTTCGAAATTCTATGACCGGTTTATCGCCATGCACGCCACCGACGGGCAAGGCGCTTTGCGTGATATCCTCGCCGAACACACCGCCGCCGGGCCTGGAGATATCGTGCTCGACATCTGTACCGGTACCGGTGCGGCCCTGAGGCCCCTGGCCGCCCGGGTGGAAAACACGGGCGTGGTCGTGGGGCTCGATTTTTCATCGGGGATGCTCAGGGCGGCCCACGAAAAGACGCGGAGCAACGCTCGGGTCTGCCTGGTGCAGGCGGACTGTTCCCGGCTGCCGTTCAAAACCGGTGTCTTTGCCGCCATTACCTGCTCCCATGCCTTCTATGAACTGAAAGGCAAAACGCAGGTCAAGACGATAGAGGAAATCAAGCGCTGCCTCCTGCCGGGAAAGCCTTTTTTGATGATGGAGCACGAGGTTCCTGAAAACCGACTGGTACGGCTGCTTTTTTATATCCGGCTGATGTCCATGGGCCGGGAAAGGGCTGTTCAAATCCTGAAGCATGAGCTGGTTTTTCTGAAACGACATTTCCGCCACGTCAAGAAAACGACCACGATAACCGGCAGATCGAAAATCTACACCTGTATCTGA